The sequence TTATTCGTAACATTTGACCAAAAATACTGCTATACTTGTTCACGGGATGCCTCCTTCAGGTGGTTGTTTTGTTGTTGCAAATAAATCAATTCTACCTGTTGGAGCTCCCTTCCCTTAAAACCTATTTTGGACAGATATGAGGTTCAATAGTAGTTTATAAAGATAAGAATGACACTTTTGGAATCGTTGATGGACAGCAACGCCTAACAACCATCACCATGATGCTATGTGCTTTAAGAAATATTTTAAGAAAGGAAGGTTTTGAGGATCTTGCTCAAGGGATACACAATCGAATAGAAAGGCGAGATATTAATAATAAGGCACAATTTGTTCTTCAGTCAGAAACCTCTTATCCATATTTACAGGAACACATTCAGAAATTTGGACCACCAGAAGTCGAACCCGATGTGGGACAAGAGGAAGCTGACTTAAAGAATGCGTATGAATTTATAAACGAAAGCATCCAAAGTGCAGTTAATGCCATACATACTGACCGTTCCATCTCCAAAGAAAAGGCAAAGACAAAAATTCATGACAAATTATTAGATATTCGTGATCGTATTCTTCAATTAAAGCTTATCTTTATCGAACTTGATGACGAAGATGATGCTTACTTCATATTTGAAACCCTCAACACACGTGGAAAGGATTTGAGAGTGTCAGACTTGGTTAAAAACCACCTGACGAAATTACTGAAACCAAAGAATGCGAATGTAGATCTAACAAAAGAAAATTGGAATAAAACCGTAGATCTGATTGAACAATCAGATGAGACCCTCTCAATGGATAGTTTTCTGCATCATCTATGGCTTTCACAGTATGAGTACATAACAGCCAAGAAACTCTTCAAAGCAATCAAGCGACAAGTGAATAGGAATAACGCAAAACAGTTCCTTGAAGCTTTGATTACAGATGCCCGGATTTATAGAGAAATTCATGAAACATCGTTCAGAAAATGGACCAGACAGGAGATTAAAATAAAACAATCTATCGATGCTCTAAACATTTTCCGGGTCAAACAAGATTTACCTATGATCATCTCCGCTATGCGTGAATATAGAGAAAAAAAACTTAAGAATAAGCATGTTCAGAAAATTTTGACAGCTATTGAAAACTTTCACTTTATGTTTACAGCCATCACATCACAGCGTTCATCGGGTGGCATATCTCTTATGTATGCCTCTCATGCTAGAGAGTTGCATACCGCTCAAACTCTTGAGAATAAACTAGAAGTAATAAATGAACTTATAAAGAAACTGCGAAATAAGCGTCCCTCTTACCCAGAGTTTGAAGCTAATTTTTTAGAAATTTTGTATTCTAAGAAGTACACGAAACATAAGAATCTGGTTCGGTACATTTTAGAGAAGATTGATCAGTCCCATCGGCAAAGAGGGGTTTCTATTGATTATAATCAGATGACAATAGAACATATTGCATCTCAAAATCCCCACACTCAAAACGCTATGTCTGATAATCTCATAGCCCAAATTGGGAATCTCATTTTGGTCAATGAGAATCTTAACAACAAGTTAGCAAACAAGGAATTCAACGAAAAGAAATCGATACTTTTAAACTCCGGCGTATGGCTAGATGATGTTCTGAGAAACGCTTCTAGTTGGGGTCAACAACAAATTGAATCAAGATCAAAGGCTCTCGCCAAACTTGCCTATGACAAAGTTTGGAGAATATAAGAATTGATAAATATTGGTTCTTACCTTTGATTAAAACATTTCACTACACTAAAATACCGTCAGATCTTCTAACAACTACCGTTACAACTTTTGCCAAAAACTGTTCAAGAAGAACCAAAACCATAATTTCTTTATTTTCTCCAACTAGGTTGTGACTTTATACTTGTTAAGATGGCTTAATTTGTGACGTGAAAATAAAACTCAGGATTGTATGAGGAATCCCTCTGATAATTGGAGTGGTTTGGAGAAACCCTTTTGATTGTACTCTCCAAGTAGCGTATGCTTTCAAAAGTAATGGGGCTTAAGTTAGGGGGTATCGCCCCACTTAAAAAGGAGAGGAGAAATGCAGATAGTAAAGATTGAAGATTGTGAAGTAAGGGAAAATCCTAACTTTGAGAAAATGAATGAGGGTAAAGAATATGTTAGTGTGGTTTTTAGAACAGATGATGACAATCGTATTCTTGTTGATGTAGCTTATACTATGAACGGGACAATAAAAATTCACGTCTTGCCACTTCCCAATGAGAACACAAAGACTTACGATAAGACAGTTGAAATTAAATTGAGCGACGGCACCACGGTTTTGGATGACCTGCAGGCGCTTGATTAAGCCACAGCAAACACTCAATAACCCATCCTTCGACCAGGATCCAGGATGATGCTTCGACAAGCTCAGCATGAGCGGATACATATATCCACTAAAATGATTAATGGAATAAAAACCGTTCATTCTGAGCATAGTCGAAAAATGAACACCTCAAGAGATTCCATCTTTCGATTGACAATTGGATAAACTTAGAGCAAGCTCAGAGCCTGTCCTCAGTGCATTCGTGGAGCCTGAACTGAGAGATGGGAATAGACTCTGCCAGGACTCTATGCACTTTTTTCTGTCATTCTATCCCTCTTTCTAACCATCCCGATAAACTACTCTCGGCTTAGTGCTCTGAATAAATCGGTATAATTTTGATTATATCTTCTGGCCAGCTTGTGACCTTATGCTCTTTAAGATGGTTTAATTAACAGCGTGAAAATATATCTCGGAATTCTATTGGCTATCTGTCTTATTGTGGTTGCTGGTTGCGGAAAGCTGCTTTCTCCGTTCACCGGGGATGGGCGCATGTCTTCCTTGGAAGACGATATAGTGCGGGAGATGAACCTGGCCAGGACGAACCCCCGTATGTACGCTTCATTCCTGGAAGAAAGGAAGAGATATTACGACGGAAAACTATACTATCGCTCGTATGATACCGTTGTCAGGACAAGGGAAGGTGTGAGTGCGGTGAACGAAGCTGTAAGCTTTCTATATTCGGTGAACCCATTACCACCCTTGAGCGTTTCGAGGGGTATGTCTTTAGCGGCTAAGGACCATGCCAGCGATATTGGTCCCAGAGGGGCTATGAGACATGAAGGGCGAGATAGAAGCACCCCCGGTATCCGGCTTAGTCGGTACGGCACCTGGCAAGGGGAGGTAGCAGAAAACATTTACTACAGCGGTGAGAATGCTCGCGACATCGTTATAGGGTTGATCGTTGATGATGGGGTTTACAGTCGGGGGC comes from Thermodesulfobacteriota bacterium and encodes:
- a CDS encoding DUF262 domain-containing protein, whose amino-acid sequence is MVVYKDKNDTFGIVDGQQRLTTITMMLCALRNILRKEGFEDLAQGIHNRIERRDINNKAQFVLQSETSYPYLQEHIQKFGPPEVEPDVGQEEADLKNAYEFINESIQSAVNAIHTDRSISKEKAKTKIHDKLLDIRDRILQLKLIFIELDDEDDAYFIFETLNTRGKDLRVSDLVKNHLTKLLKPKNANVDLTKENWNKTVDLIEQSDETLSMDSFLHHLWLSQYEYITAKKLFKAIKRQVNRNNAKQFLEALITDARIYREIHETSFRKWTRQEIKIKQSIDALNIFRVKQDLPMIISAMREYREKKLKNKHVQKILTAIENFHFMFTAITSQRSSGGISLMYASHARELHTAQTLENKLEVINELIKKLRNKRPSYPEFEANFLEILYSKKYTKHKNLVRYILEKIDQSHRQRGVSIDYNQMTIEHIASQNPHTQNAMSDNLIAQIGNLILVNENLNNKLANKEFNEKKSILLNSGVWLDDVLRNASSWGQQQIESRSKALAKLAYDKVWRI
- a CDS encoding CAP domain-containing protein, with amino-acid sequence MKIYLGILLAICLIVVAGCGKLLSPFTGDGRMSSLEDDIVREMNLARTNPRMYASFLEERKRYYDGKLYYRSYDTVVRTREGVSAVNEAVSFLYSVNPLPPLSVSRGMSLAAKDHASDIGPRGAMRHEGRDRSTPGIRLSRYGTWQGEVAENIYYSGENARDIVIGLIVDDGVYSRGHRKNIFNPGFRVVGVGCDRHATYRIVCVTTFAMGYVE